In Yarrowia lipolytica chromosome 1F, complete sequence, a genomic segment contains:
- a CDS encoding uncharacterized protein (Compare to YALI0F18359g, gnl|GLV|YALI0F18359g [Yarrowia lipolytica] NADH-ubiquinone reductase accessory subunit 15 kDA) yields MTAAGISLTGGRNRCFSEWQSFMHCTAKTDAKSRAQCLPNFEDYMECLHHTKEKARLREIESVLKQKKEGLEAPPVKVIPVKAIGLVEE; encoded by the exons atgactgctgctggaatTAGTTTGACTGGAGGTCGAAACCGATGCTTTTCGG aatGGCAGTCGTTCATGCACTGCACAGCCAAGACTGATGCCAAAAGCCGGGCTCAGTGTCTCCCCAACTTTGAGGACTACATGGAGTGTTTGCATCAtaccaaggagaaggctcgTCTGCGAGAGATTGAGTCTGttctcaagcagaagaaggagggtcTTGAGGCTCCCCCCGTCAAGGTCATCCccgtcaaggccattggtcttgtcgaggAGTAG
- a CDS encoding uncharacterized protein (Compare to YALI0F18370g, similar to Saccharomyces cerevisiae MSL5 (YLR116W); ancestral locus Anc_8.309, some similarities with uniprot|Q12186 Saccharomyces cerevisiae YLR116w MSL5 branch point bridging protein) — protein sequence MSSTYSSIQRHRKDTSSSGSNTTPLARRRRFDEGPADPGSAPHLDSFVVPPTRHDDGTKRQPGRRKQRWSHGENKVADLLQMPTALTGHLTPEQAEAYAIYYRIEEISQQLRLGDIVPPEDERSPSPPPQYDSMGKRTNTRDARYTRQLEEERHRLIERAQRLIPNYRPPVDYHKPAKTQEVVYIPVNEYPDINFIGQLLGARGKTLKKMEQESGAKICIRGRGSVKQGKGRTDIPFQSTAEDDLHCLIISEDEEKIARAVQLVQQVIDTAASVPEGQNELKRSQLRELAALNGTLRDDENYGGAPQSSSGDEMDDRNKRRNNFMSSIVCHICGSKGHFARDCLEKGTNAGTSENADREYDALMRELQGEGVIDTASQQQSIAQNPNTNNVSKLPPAVTGSNAAPINMRKPMSERGGSFDRFDRGGFNQSNQREPQQQSHQQNMHNTNGNNYDRYDRNFNNSSNSSPELPPWHRPTPPSQPAAPPWLRRDNYKKHDKVSVQQSMQQSPWNRDTRQHQHQHQPPVHHQSMFNNNQSPIGPPGMSSSGFGGYGGAPAGVPGMSVPPGPPGLSKVPPPPPPPGVPGMDGDQPIRHPPPPPPGVIGPPK from the coding sequence ATGTCCAGCACATACAGCTCGATACAACGACATCGCAAAGACACGTCGTCGTCGGGCTCTAACACGACGCCGCTGGCCCGGCGCAGGCGGTTCGACGAGGGCCCGGCCGACCCGGGATCAGCGCCACACCTCGACAGCTTTGTGGTGCCCCCCACCCGACACGACGATGGCACCAAACGGCAGCCAGGACGACGCAAGCAGCGCTGGAGCCACGGCGAGAACAAGGTGGCAGACCTGCTGCAGATGCCAACGGCCCTGACGGGCCACCTCACGCCCGAGCAGGCCGAAGCGTATGCCATCTACTATCGCATTGAAGAGATCAGCCAGCAGCTGCGTCTGGGAGATATCGTGCCGCCGGAGGACGAGCGGTCGCCGTCGCCACCGCCGCAGTATGATTCCATGGGCAAGCGAACCAACACACGGGATGCCCGATACACACGCCAGCTAGAAGAGGAGCGCCACCGGCTGATCGAGCGGGCCCAGCGACTGATTCCCAACTACCGCCCGCCCGTGGACTACCATAAGCCCGCCAAGACCCAGGAAGTTGTCTACATTCCCGTTAACGAGTACCCCGACATCAACTTTATCGGCCAGCTGCTGGGAGCCAGAGGAAAGAcgctgaagaagatggagcagGAATCAGGCGCCAAAATCTGCATTCGAGGCAGAGGCAGTGTTAAGCAGGGCAAGGGACGAACAGACATCCCCTTCCAGTCCACTGCCGAGGATGACCTTCACTGTCTGATCATCTCAGAGGACGAAGAGAAGATTGCTCGGGCAGTCCAGCTGGTCCAGCAGGTCATCGATACTGCTGCTAGTGTTCCTGAGGGCCAGAACGAGCTCAAGAGGTCTCAGCTGCGAGAActggctgctctcaacGGTACTCTTCGAGATGACGAAAACTACGGTGGCGCTCCCCAGTCGTCTTCTGGAGACGAGATGGACGACCGCAACAAGCGACGAAACAACTTCATGTCGTCTATTGTTTGCCATATTTGCGGCTCCAAGGGGCATTTCGCCCGGGACTGTCTCGAGAAGGGCACCAACGCTGGCACGTCTGAGAATGCCGACAGAGAGTACGACGCTCTGATGCGAGAGCTCCAGGGAGAAGGAGTCATTGACACTGCctctcagcagcagtccATTGCTCAGAACCCCAACACTAACAACGTGTCCAAGTTGCCCCCTGCTGTGACTGGCTCCAACGCTGCTCCCATCAATATGCGAAAGCCCATGAGCGAGAGAGGAGGGTCGTTTGATAGATTTGACCGAGGCGGCTTCAACCAGTCCAACCAGCGAGAGCCCCAACAGCAGAGCCACCAGCAAAACATGCACAACACTAACGGAAACAACTATGACCGATACGACCGCAACTTTAACAACTCGTCCAACTCGTCGCCCGAACTCCCTCCTTGGCACAGACCCACACCTCCCTCGcagcctgctgctccccCGTGGCTGCGACGTGACAACTACAAAAAGCACGACAAGGTATCTGTTCAGCAGTCGATGCAGCAGTCGCCGTGGAATCGCGACACCCGTCAGCACCAGCATCAGCACCAGCCCCCCGTGCACCACCAGTCTATGTTTAATAACAACCAGTCTCCCATCGGGCCCCCTGGTATGTCGTCTTCTGGCTTTGGTGGTTACGGTGGCGCTCCTGCTGGTGTGCCCGGCATGTCTGTGCCTCCCGGACCTCCTGGTCTTTCTAAagttcctcctccccctcctcctcctggggTGCCTGGAATGGATGGAGACCAGCCCATTCGTCATCCcccgcctcctcctcccggAGTTATCGGGCCCccaaaataa
- a CDS encoding uncharacterized protein (Compare to YALI0F18392g, similar to Saccharomyces cerevisiae CLF1 (YLR117C); ancestral locus Anc_8.310, similar to uniprot|P87312 Schizosaccharomyces pombe Cell cycle control protein cwf4) yields the protein MEGRVKNKAPAALQISAEQILLEAYERKETPLQQTEQIADLEELAEYQGRKRQEYEGALRRNRLNTGQWMRYAQWELEQREFARARSVFERALEVNPTHVPTWIRYIQCELKEKNINHARNLLDRAVTLLPRVDKLWFTYVATEETLGNIAGCRAVFERWMHWRPPVTAWAAYVNMEKRYREFDRARGILRRYVTVHPGAPAWNKWAKFEMEAGNRDTVREVYALGIDTLVEMAHGGVDFLDESLLAGWASFETRHREYERARALYTYGLEKLPKSKSAKLYADYTAFEKQYGAKEGIENVVLTKRRSKYEDQLKEDPADYDTWFSYITLGQESGLEADQIREIFERAVSNVPPHSKRLWRRYIFLWIKYAIWEELENKEVEKAGEIYKTCISIIPHKKFTFAKVWLLWAKFEIRHGNLPEARKILGRGLGMSGGKPALYKGYIALEAKLREFDRCRKLYDKYVEKFAEFAAPWMEYAELEQMLGDEERARAIFELAVSQPEMEMPELVWKRFIEFEAEEENYDRARAIYRQLLDRTHGHIKVWISFAQFEVTVPAEDQELQYNDEGEAEIEVTEEAKARARSIFGEAWDALKAANKREERVVLFESWREFEEEHGDDKSKADLDKRKPTPVKKKRKLEDGTFEEYIDYVFPTDEEDKSFSKLLENARKWKLQNQS from the coding sequence ATGGAAGGAAGGGTGAAAAACAAAGCGCCCGCCGCGTTGCAGATTTCTGCAGAGCAGATTTTGCTGGAGGCATATGAGCGAAAGGAGACGCCTCTTCAGCAGACAGAGCAGATTGCCGATCTGGAAGAGCTGGCAGAGTACCAAGGCCGCAAACGACAGGAGTATGAGGGAGCCTTGCGACGAAATCGACTGAACACCGGCCAGTGGATGCGGTACGCGCAGTGGGAGCTGGAGCAACGGGAGTTTGCACGTGCCAGATCTGTATTTGAACGAGCTCTCGAGGTCAACCCAACGCATGTGCCCACCTGGATCCGATACATTCAGTgcgagctcaaggagaagaacatCAACCACGCACGAAACCTGCTGGACAGAGCCGTCACACTCCTGCCGCGTGTCGACAAGCTGTGGTTCACATACGTGGCTACAGAGGAGACGCTGGGCAACATTGCCGGCTGCAGAGCCGTGTTTGAGAGATGGATGCATTGGAGGCCGCCGGTGACCGCCTGGGCAGCTTACGTGAACATGGAGAAGCGATATCGTGAGTTTGACCGTGCGCGGGGCATTCTGAGACGATATGTCACTGTTCATCCAGGTGCACCAGCATGGAACAAATGGGCCAAGTTTGAGATGGAGGCAGGAAACAGAGACACCGTCAGGGAGGTGTATGCTCTGGGAATCGACACATTGGTGGAAATGGCGCATGGAGGCGTGGACTTTCTGGATGAGAGTCTGCTGGCTGGATGGGCGAGTTTTGAGACTCGTCATAGGGAGTACGAAAGAGCAAGAGCTCTGTACACTTATGGACTCGAGAAGCTGCCCAAAAGCAAGTCTGCAAAGCTGTATGCTGACTACACGGCCTTTGAGAAACAGTATGGAGCCAAGGAGGGTATTGAGAATGTGGTTCTCACTAAAAGACGATCCAAGTACGAGGATCAGTTGAAGGAGGACCCTGCAGACTACGATACGTGGTTCTCTTACATCACTCTAGGTCAGGAAAGTGGTCTTGAGGCCGATCAGATTCGTGAGATCTTTGAACGTGCTGTTTCTAACGTTCCCCCACATTCCAAGCGTCTTTGGAGACGGTACATCTTTCTGTGGATCAAGTATGCCATCTGGGAGGAGCttgagaacaaggaggttgAAAAGGCCGGTGAAATCTACAAAACATGCATATCTATCATCCCACACAAAAAGTTCACATTCGCCAAAGTGTGGTTACTATGGGCCAAGTTTGAGATTCGACATGGCAATCTGCCAGAGGCTCGTAAGATCCTAGGCCGAGGACTGGGCATGTCGGGGGGCAAACCTGCGCTGTACAAGGGATAcattgctctggaggccaaACTGCGTGAGTTTGACCGGTGTCGAAAGCTCTACGACAAGTATGTGGAGAAATTTGCCGAGTTTGCTGCTCCGTGGATGGAGTATGcggagctggagcagatGCTTGGTGACGAGGAGCGAGCTCGTGCTATTTTTGAGCTAGCTGTGTCGCAGCccgagatggagatgcCTGAACTTGTGTGGAAACGGTTTATTGAGTTCGAGGCTGAAGAGGAGAACTACGACCGAGCACGAGCCATCTACCGACAGCTTCTTGATCGAACCCACGGTCACATCAAGGTGTGGATCTCGTTTGCCCAGTTTGAGGTCACTGTTCCTGCTGAAGACCAGGAGCTGCAATACAACGACGAGGGAGAGGCCGAGATTGAGGTCACTGAAGAAGCAAAGGCACGCGCACGAAGTATCTTTGGCGAGGCCTGGgacgctctcaaggccgCCAACAAGCGAGAGGAGCGAGTGGTTCTGTTTGAATCATGGCGTGAGTTTGAAGAGGAGCATGGAGATGACAAGTCTAAGGCGGATTTGGACAAGCGAAAGCCCACTCctgtcaagaagaagcgaaagcTGGAGGATGGCACCTTCGAGGAGTACATCGACTACGTCTTCCccaccgacgaggaggacaagtCGTTCTCCAAGCTCCTGGAGAATGCTCGAAAATGGAAGCTTCAGAATCAGTCTTGA
- a CDS encoding uncharacterized protein (Truncated form of YALI0F18403g, highly similar to uniprot|P61864 Saccharomyces cerevisiae YLL039C UBI4 Ubiquitin, similar to Saccharomyces cerevisiae RUB1 (YDR139C); ancestral locus Anc_8.311) → MRHDKGKKSWESAVLYHDPTNARFTYGPVRTYPVTTQTGLTQISVLKEKIEELEGIPPAQQRLVFTGKQLQDEKTIAENKIEAGASLHLVLALRGGN, encoded by the coding sequence ATGAGACACGATAAGGGGAAAAAGTCATGGGAAAGTGCTGTTCTCTATCACGATCCTACAAATGCAAGGTTCACTTACGGACCTGTTCGCACCTATCCCGTCACCACTCAAACAGGACTAACTCAGATCTCcgttctcaaggagaagatcgAGGAACTCGAGGGTATTCCTCCCGCCCAGCAGCGTCTCGTTTTCACCGGAAAGCAGCTCCaggacgagaagaccaTTGCGGAGAACAAGATTGAAGCTGGAGCCTCTCTGCATCTGGTCCTGGCCCTTCGAGGCGGCAACTAA
- a CDS encoding uncharacterized protein (Compare to YALI0F18414g, similar to uniprot|Q03920 Saccharomyces cerevisiae YDR140w, similar to Saccharomyces cerevisiae MTQ2 (YDR140W); ancestral locus Anc_8.312) — protein MSFPTPSTSSANYEEVYEPSEDSFMLLDVLEMEQSYINSHLSYPVVTEIGTGSGIVTTFMLKSVVPKGVFLATDISPFACNQVLATSKENNGTQYLEALRGERTTMMRPHTIDLLVFNPPYVPDDKPVEPYPETDGDWVDWALLGGEDGMQVTWKVLLELKTILSKNGIAYILFCASNKPEQVAVKMRELGWIVTRIVERKEGRELLSVYRFELK, from the coding sequence ATGTCGTTTCCAACACCTTCCACGTCATCAGCCAACTATGAAGAGGTCTACGAGCCCAGCGAAGACTCCTTCATGCTCCTGGACGTGCTGGAAATGGAACAGAGCTACATCAACAGCCATCTGTCATACCCTGTGGTGACAGAGATCGGAACCGGATCAGGCATCGTCACCACCTTCATGCTGAAATCCGTGGTGCCCAAAGGCGTTTTTTTGGCTACAGATATCAGCCCCTTTGCATGCAACCAGGTTCTGGCCACGTCAAAAGAAAACAACGGCACCCAGTACCTCGAGGCGCTTCGTGGAGAACGTACCACAATGATGAGACCTCATACCATCGATCTACTGGTCTTCAACCCTCCATATGTGCCAGACGACAAGCCCGTAGAACCCTACCCGGAGACAGATGGTGACTGGGTCGATTGGGCActtcttggaggtgaagaCGGAATGCAGGTGACTTGGAAGGTGCTACTAGAACTGAAGACCATACTGTCAAAGAACGGAATCGCCTACATTTTGTTCTGTGCAAGCAACAAGCCAGAACAAGTGGCTGTCAAAATGAGGGAACTGGGATGGATCGTGACGCGCATTGTTGAAAGAAAAGAAGGCAGGGAACTTCTAAGTGTCTACAGATTCGAGCTGAAGTAG
- a CDS encoding uncharacterized protein (Compare to YALI0F18436g, similar to uniprot|Q9Y7B3 Emericella nidulans DopA developmental regulatory gene, similar to Saccharomyces cerevisiae DOP1 (YDR141C); ancestral locus Anc_8.313), which produces MFRSISPLPFWSKDATQDPKMKKYTSALEKSLALWDSVDEWADYISFIGKLQKALKSHSNPSYLPLQSEIASKLAWCLLPNLPSGVHQKTLEVYRQVFEILRGIGDYHKSLDGKSVDPVAQGIRVWLPGLLPLMAYASINVKPILIEVLQEDIVEKLPQATLKTTIRPLLLSLLPGIDDESSESFQACFDLIQKLKLRLHDEPYFWQCFFLTIVSAPDKRQGALVYAYKELPQFSKVEGINESDKIIHSLSYEAQSAVTPECGLLIRAFCRGLEDDQLLVQRGFLELLVKNLPLDSPVITGLASKSDISLLMTSACAAVLRKDMSLNRRLWAWLLGPDDVSMKEYFTTHGRDALVQGILALSSPVRASKISLSLMDRWEIGSTVIPEILTPIIQSVYDCEKRPDYQDIVLSASAFVDSVEAINIWADIQKMLKTGSLSLALFTLQTFNLSDEEMIVKHAPLALLSHLLSGRFSQWKEWNEIATLLIELIPERAFLPVEHSTLTDGDFQVSTIESKVEEYYDGEWADGYGAADVYLLLLQTSTRLADEFFQKVTAECSNNPAIFSKLALIISELQAKQVSGFKSEQLEKTLQLAGEEAVAQFDPFSSSPLPSLPPVAVLGWTRLYPLFPANLLALVGYIFTSLTPNSQYYNGPFHNAELVKALWSLQAVHGSDDREVEAALSILFSKPCDEKSQVFSAIWQHSLSAPNFSKLLARPLFLYLDLLPLPTSQLELYGSNAGKNKFLASDVSSNELISLAFASEKSLAGSYWLNTVASSGSCDKLFSLLLDPLSKSAFFSRPTVEGKLLFEESDDLALFAYHVSALTKVLSANNSSMAKFHFNKEEVEEFDINDYYEGKSTYAAWTANLMAHFLQFQAVDTLAYSSALSAVLKLCSILLDSPLFPTSKANWEVFVRVLVTKLSDLVNQDSELQVIVLAVLAKALQALDLSMTLSKSEKFIGNGPVDIPLVSETSDVNIPGVFIAVVLHGLSSRKGVIISSGWIHFLECLLGIYSTDLFQISIAIVERLCALVDGTPVASLQKLSTGSREVLVEVDDKDGEKDPAVGDTVTDVTAPLSDSIIPYLTGLEYCLESLYLAYTKVEASQEELNLNSTGWMTNVVNGVLSLEEPTKGNGYRMIVLLCFQNAVKSCFNLWRKVDGQEAEEYTLDSVVYLGQRLKFRARKILDKLFSFERGEVLQMLIELSEDDMPHVLKVLHVLDGSRPKLSVSQLLQSLSDDQKKSTASFLLAYVKSLSNDAVEDIYTDYMGFARTVMLNPVPYKEILSPTVQTLTIIGVKIDGSNFANRKVSKEISDAVVKLVGQVTDEQTLMKVVPVLRTILIDQDKVSSVLQGIVNNVVIPKRSFELLGVITQIPGTVKVWKSAVHDFFIEDNFVYEAPWPQILSKWSTCTKEVSELITGSSGVFNWGSRGNSVRRLCYLLLSGQEDQFVLHMKEIKGILDEIELESLFIALRAIVMRFSATHLVPIWPLVAHNLQVIFEGLLQGKETDNRIVMSACKLLDLVLVLNQEDFQLDQWLFVTDSSDAIYGHPYGILDQLAESTPVSSDDLHLEETSKRRPLLFGQKIGSLTSLAQLKPFFDRLSIYNYESVYALKETDQEACELDLLADIQE; this is translated from the exons ATGTTTCGGTCAATATCGCCATTGCCATTCTGGTCCAAGGATGCGACCCAAG ACCCAAAAATGAAGAAATACACGTCAGCACTAGAGAAGTCGCTGGCTTTATGGGACTCGGTCGACGAATGGGCAGACTACATTTCGTTCATTGGCAAGCTGCAGAAAGCACTCAAGAGCCATTCCAACCCATCCTACCTGCCGCTACAGAGCGAAATTGCCTCCAAACTGGCCTGGTGTCTGCTGCCAAACCTGCCGTCAGGAGTGCACCAGAAGACCCTGGAGGTGTACCGTCAGGTGTTTGAGATACTGCGAGGTATCGGCGACTATCACAAGAGTCTGGACGGCAAATCGGTGGACCCCGTGGCCCAGGGAATCAGAGTCTGGCTCCCCGGACTGCTCCCGCTCATGGCATATGCATCCATTAACGTCAAGCCCATCTTGATTGAGGTACTTCAGGAGgacattgtggagaagcTGCCTCAAGCGACTCTCAAAACGACAATTCGaccgctgctgctctcactGCTTCCCGGTATCGACGACGAGTCAAGTGAGTCATTCCAGGCGTGCTTTGATCTCATTCAGAAGCTCAAGCTACGTCTCCATGATGAGCCCTACTTTTGGCAATGCTTCTTCCTCACCATTGTATCCGCTCCAGATAAGAGGCAAGGAGCGCTGGTTTATGCATACAAAGAACTGCCCCAGTTCTCCAAGGTCGAGGGCATCAATGAATCCGACAAGATCATTCACAGTCTATCCTACGAAGCCCAGTCAGCTGTCACTCCGGAATGTGGCCTGCTGATCCGGGCCTTCTGTCGGGGGCTAGAGGACGACCAACTCCTTGTCCAGCGAGGTTTTCTGGAACTATTAGTCAAGAACCTGCCTCTCGATTCTCCTGTCATTACAGGCCTGGCCTCTAAGAGCGACATTTCTCTGCTGATGACAAGCGCATGTGCCGCCGTGCTCAGAAAGGACATGTCTCTCAACCGAAGGCTGTGGGCCTGGCTTCTTGGACCCGATGATGTTTCCATGAAGGAGTACTTTACAACACACGGCCGAGATGCGCTTGTCCAGGGCATCCTGGCTCTGAGTTCGCCAGTGAGAGCTTCCAAGATTTCTCTCTCGTTGATGGATCGATGGGAAATTGGATCTACTGTGATTCCAGAGATTCTGACACCCATTATCCAATCTGTCTACGACTGTGAAAAGAGACCTGACTACCAGGATATTGTGTTGTCAGCCTCCGCCTTTGTTGACTCAGTGGAGGCAATCAACATTTGGGCCGACATTCAAAAGATGCTCAAGACTGGCTCTCTATCTTTGGCTTTATTCACACTTCAAACCTTCAATCTTTCGGACGAAGAGATGATTGTCAAGCATGCTCCTTTGGCACTACTGAGCCATCTTCTGTCTGGACGTTTTTCTCAGTGGAAAGAGTGGAACGAGATTGCTACTCTGTTGATTGAACTCATCCCCGAGCGGGCATTTTTACCAGTGGAACATTCGACGCTCACTGATGGCGATTTCCAAGTGTCCACTATTGAGTCCAAGGTCGAAGAGTACTACGATGGCGAGTGGGCCGATGGATATGGAGCTGCTGATGTTTACTTGTTGCTTCTACAGACCTCCACTCGCTTGGCTGATGAGTTCTTCCAGAAGGTCACTGCTGAATGTAGTAATAACCcagccatcttctccaagctTGCACTCATCATTTCCGAGCTACAAGCCAAGCAGGTTTCTGGTTTTAAGTCTGAACAGCTGGAAAAAACTCTACAGCTGGCAGGTGAAGAAGCAGTGGCTCAATTCGAccccttctccagctctccCCTGCCTTCTCTGCCTCCCGTGGCTGTCCTGGGATGGACCAGGCTGTACCCGCTGTTCCCAGCGAATCTTCTTGCTCTGGTAGGATACATTTTCACATCATTAACCCCCAACTCACAGTACTACAACGGCCCTTTCCACAATGCAGAGCTGGTCAAGGCGTTGTGGTCTCTTCAGGCTGTTCACGGTAGCGATGACAGGGAAGTGGAGGCTGCTCTGAGTATTCTGTTTTCGAAACCCTGTGATGAGAAGTCACAAGTGTTTTCGGCTATTTGGCAGCACTCTCTTTCGGCAcccaacttctccaagtTATTGGCTCGACCCTTGTTCCTGTATCTCGACTTGCTTCCTCTTCCTACCTCTCAGTTGGAGCTCTATGGCAGCAATGCAGGCAAAAACAAATTCCTCGCCTCTGATGTGTCGTCCAATGAGCTGATTTCCCTGGCTTTTGCATCGGAGAAATCTCTTGCTGGCTCTTACTGGCTCAACACAGTGGCTTCGAGCGGGTCGTGTGATAAACTATTCTCACTTCTCCTAGACCCTCTGTCCAAGTCCGCATTTTTCAGCCGGCCAACCGTTGAAGgcaagctgctgtttgaAGAGTCCGATGACCTGGCTCTTTTCGCATACCACGTCTCAGCTCTCACGAAGGTTCTTTCTGCCAATAATTCTAGCATGGCCAAATTCCAtttcaacaaggaggaggtggaagaATTTGACATCAACGATTACTATGAAGGCAAATCCACCTATGCCGCTTGGACTGCCAACCTGATGGCTCATTTTCTGCAATTCCAGGCTGTTGATACGCTGGCATACAGTTCAGCTCTGTCTGCAGTGCTCAAGCTGTGTTCCATTCTGCTTGATTCGCCTCTCTTCCCTACTTCCAAAGCCAATTGGGAGGTATTTGTGCGCGTGTTGGTGACTAAGCTGTCTGACTTGGTAAACCAGGACTCGGAGCTTCAGGTCATCGTGCTTGCAGTTCTTGCCAAGGCTCTGCAGGCCTTGGATCTTTCCATGACGCTTTCCAAGAGCGAAAAGTTCATTGGAAACGGTCCTGTGGACATCCCCTTGGTGTCTGAAACCTCAGATGTGAACATTCCCGGTGTTTTTATTGCTGTTGTTCTGCATGGCTTGTCTTCTCGAAAGGGCGTTATCATCAGTTCGGGATGGATTCACTTCCTAGAGTGTCTGCTCGGAATCTACTCTACTGATTTGTTCCAGATTAGCATTGCTATCGTCGAGAGACTGTGTGCTCTTGTTGATGGTACCCCCGTTGCTTCTCTGCAGAAGCTTTCTACAGGCTCCAGGGAGGTTCTGGTCGAAGttgacgacaaggacggcGAGAAGGACCCTGCAGTTGGCGATACAGTCACTGATGTCACGGCACCTCTGTCTGACTCCATTATTCCTTACCTGACAGGTCTGGAATACTGTCTCGAGTCCCTTTATCTTGCTTACACCAAGGTCGAGGCTTCGCAGGAGGAACTAAATCTCAACTCCACGGGGTGGATGACCAACGTGGTCAATGGTGTCTTatctctggaggagcctACAAAGGGCAATGGCTACAGAATGATTGTTCTGTTGTGTTTCCAGAATGCCGTCAAGAGCTGCTTCAATCTGTGGCGGAAGGTCGATGGACAGGAGGCCGAGGAATACACTTTGGACAGCGTTGTCTACCTTGGCCAGCGGTTGAAATTCCGAGCTCGAAAAATTCTCGACAAGCTGTTCTCTTTCGAGCGAGGTGAGGTTCTTCAAATGCTGATCGAGCTTTCGGAGGATGATATGCCCCATGTGTTGAAGGTATTGCATGTTCTGGATGGCTCTCGGCCCAAGCTGTCGGTGAGCCAGTTGCTTCAGAGTCTCTCAGATGACCAGAAGAAGTCAACGGCCTCGTTCCTTTTGGCTTATGTGAAGTCTCTATCCAACGACGCTGTAGAGGACATTTACACGGACTACATGGGTTTCGCCCGAACCGTCATGCTGAACCCCGTGCCCTACAAGGAAATCTTGTCTCCCACCGTTCAGACCCTCACTATTATTGGAGTCAAGATTGATGGCAGCAACTTTGCCAACCGAAAGGTGAGCAAGGAAATCTCTGATGCTGTTGTGAAGCTGGTCGGACAGGTTACCGATGAACAGACTCTCATGAAGGTGGTTCCTGTTCTGCGAACGATTCTCATTGACCAAGACAAGGTGAGTTCCGTTTTGCAGGGCATTGTGAACAACGTCGTGATCCCCAAACGGTCTTTTGAGTTACTCGGCGTCATCACTCAGATCCCAGGAACCGTCAAGGTGTGGAAGAGTGCCGTTCACGACTTTTTCATCGAGGACAACTTTGTCTACGAGGCTCCCTGGCCCCAGATTCTGTCCAAGTGGTCCACGTGCACCAAGGAGGTTTCTGAGCTCATCACCGGCTCATCTGGTGTCTTCAACTGGGGCTCTCGAGGTAACAGTGTTCGACGTTTGTGTTACCTGTTGCTTTCTGGCCAGGAAGACCAGTTTGTGCTTCATAtgaaggagatcaagggcATTCTGGATGAGATTGAGCTCGAGTCCTTGTTCATTGCACTGCGTGCTATTGTTATGCGGTTCTCTGCCACTCATCTGGTTCCCATTTGGCCTCTGGTTGCCCACAACCTGCAGGTTATATTCGAGGGTCTGCTGCAAGGTAAGGAGACGGATAACCGAATCGTGATGAGTGCCTGTAAGCTGCTCGATCTTGTGCTGGTGCTTAACCAGGAGGATTTCCAGCTGGATCAATGGCTGTTTGTCACCGATTCCAGTGATGCTATTTACGGACACCCTTACGGTATTCTGGATCAGTTGGCTGAGTCTACGCCTGTCAGCAGTGATGATCTTcatctggaggagacttCCAAGCGACGGCCTTTGCTTTTTGGACAGAAGATTGGTTCTCTTACCTCTCTTGCACAGCTAAAGCCTTTCTTTGACCGGCTCTCCATTTACAACTACGAAAGTGTTTacgctctcaaggagactgATCAGGAGGCTTGTGAGCTGGATCTCTTGGCCGATATCCAGGAGTAA